A genomic stretch from Carboxydocella sporoproducens DSM 16521 includes:
- a CDS encoding type IV secretion system protein: protein MRRKWKLLFTGLCFIFILLSIASKSQANPAAGGLAKVISAAAPVVGEAVTGAVIDQIISKISSDQGLTPQEATLLTSYILSAILLEANHQIVAFIQSYLSYQQYVFSDNGWLQQWWTSYLLIVNLLAVFVLTLYGAGLLWQAGLQVMAAKRSLKELIPRLLFGLLLANGIVALVEMVLRLNGALCQGLFNLNAVGGALQQLLPGLKVQEGVNINLVLLVLYAIGSTFAAVVIILRLAMINLLTLLAPVAALLWIWPQTQHFFWNWLKELLTWVFSQPLQLLILTAFGTVIFRSPQAISQTLLGITLFLFLAATPFWLRKLVASTIKDKDEVEHEQALHL, encoded by the coding sequence ATGAGGCGAAAATGGAAATTGTTGTTTACTGGTCTCTGTTTCATCTTTATACTATTGAGCATAGCCAGTAAATCGCAGGCAAATCCTGCAGCCGGTGGGTTAGCAAAAGTTATTAGCGCAGCTGCCCCTGTTGTTGGGGAGGCAGTGACCGGTGCAGTGATCGACCAAATCATCAGCAAAATCTCATCAGATCAGGGCCTCACACCGCAAGAAGCTACCTTACTTACCTCCTACATCCTTTCAGCTATCCTGCTCGAAGCTAACCATCAGATCGTAGCTTTTATCCAGAGCTATTTAAGCTATCAGCAGTATGTCTTCTCGGACAATGGCTGGTTACAGCAATGGTGGACAAGCTATTTGCTAATCGTCAATTTACTGGCTGTATTTGTCCTAACTCTTTACGGGGCGGGCCTGCTCTGGCAGGCGGGATTACAGGTTATGGCAGCGAAAAGGTCTTTGAAAGAATTGATTCCGCGCCTTTTATTTGGCCTGCTGCTGGCCAATGGTATTGTGGCTCTGGTGGAAATGGTTTTACGGCTAAATGGTGCCCTGTGTCAGGGATTATTTAATCTGAATGCTGTCGGTGGGGCCCTGCAGCAGCTCCTGCCCGGGCTGAAGGTACAGGAAGGGGTTAACATCAACCTGGTTTTGCTGGTTCTTTATGCTATTGGCAGTACATTCGCTGCAGTTGTGATTATTTTGCGCCTGGCCATGATCAATTTGCTCACTTTGCTGGCACCGGTGGCGGCTTTGCTCTGGATTTGGCCGCAAACCCAGCACTTTTTCTGGAATTGGTTAAAAGAACTGTTAACCTGGGTTTTCAGTCAGCCTCTGCAGCTGTTAATTTTAACGGCCTTTGGTACAGTTATATTTCGCTCGCCTCAGGCTATTTCCCAGACACTGCTGGGGATAACCCTGTTTCTCTTCCTGGCAGCAACACCCTTCTGGCTGCGCAAGCTGGTAGCCAGCACTATCAAGGATAAGGATGAGGTTGAGCATGAACAGGCATTACACCTATAA
- a CDS encoding VirB4 family type IV secretion system protein, translated as MAKIFSRWQKGKTMDKTEETIDLTRKSRPETQQDPLPLRLLLPSAAARHNQLAGTMVINGYYQAHLYCLAFPYEVPIGWLQRLFRWSGPCWHSLHLVPLDRLTTMKKLARQQVNAGSTLENARRKNYLLDPEEAVVFQDAEELRHSLVRGEQKMYQLSWYVAVQGETEEEVKSSLRDVEAELGSAGIISRRAIWQAPEAWLSVLPLGLDLLQYQHTFTSEALAAINPLHVPVGTGYTGVVLGIEAKTGKLVAIDTFALTNANITIMAMSGAGKTYLTKTLITREHFWYGNDLIVIDPEDEYGTLISELGGELVRLDLQQGAGINPLELWGDSEGNGLAEKIEWLLGLFSLMLGELGPVQRGLLEQALIRAYQARSTMPLNRGAAIGQEEIVIVGKKRRQPLLTDVYQQLAEMEDPEARILCQGLYRWVYGAVNLFNCHTDLNLKNPLVCFVLKGLDQEEVKAVAAYVIAGYCWGKMKRQRDQRKIRLVLDEAHLLLKYRDTASIMARFARQCRKYNAGLLTISQNVDEFLLSEEGRAVALNSAVQILLRQHEAALDQVSQQFCLTDFEREFIQQAGRGEALVRVAMTDGMQKYGINVVASEYEHEIYCSR; from the coding sequence GTGGCAAAAATTTTTAGCAGATGGCAAAAAGGAAAAACCATGGATAAAACTGAAGAAACCATTGACTTAACCCGGAAATCCAGACCTGAAACCCAGCAGGATCCTCTTCCGTTGCGCCTGCTGTTACCTTCGGCAGCAGCGCGCCACAACCAGCTGGCTGGCACCATGGTGATTAATGGTTATTATCAGGCGCACCTTTATTGTCTAGCTTTTCCTTACGAAGTGCCCATCGGCTGGTTACAACGGCTTTTCCGCTGGTCTGGACCTTGCTGGCACAGTCTGCACCTTGTCCCGCTGGATCGGCTGACCACCATGAAAAAACTGGCCCGTCAGCAGGTGAATGCGGGTTCAACCCTGGAAAATGCCCGCCGCAAGAACTATTTACTGGATCCAGAAGAGGCCGTGGTTTTCCAGGATGCTGAGGAGTTGCGTCATAGTCTAGTGCGCGGGGAACAGAAGATGTATCAGCTCTCCTGGTATGTGGCTGTTCAGGGGGAGACGGAAGAAGAAGTAAAAAGCAGCCTGCGGGATGTGGAAGCCGAACTGGGCAGTGCCGGTATCATCAGCCGGCGGGCTATCTGGCAGGCACCGGAAGCCTGGCTATCCGTCCTGCCCCTTGGCCTGGATCTATTGCAATATCAGCATACTTTCACATCAGAGGCACTGGCAGCCATCAATCCCCTGCATGTTCCCGTAGGTACCGGTTATACCGGAGTGGTGCTGGGCATTGAAGCCAAAACCGGTAAGCTGGTGGCCATAGACACTTTTGCCCTGACCAATGCCAATATAACCATTATGGCCATGAGCGGTGCCGGCAAAACTTATTTGACCAAAACCCTGATCACCCGGGAACATTTCTGGTATGGCAATGACCTGATTGTTATCGACCCGGAAGATGAATACGGCACCTTGATCTCTGAACTGGGGGGAGAACTGGTCAGACTGGATCTGCAACAGGGAGCGGGGATCAATCCCCTGGAGCTCTGGGGAGATAGTGAAGGCAATGGGCTGGCCGAAAAGATTGAGTGGTTGCTGGGCCTGTTCAGCTTAATGCTGGGGGAACTTGGTCCGGTTCAAAGAGGATTACTGGAGCAAGCCCTCATCAGAGCCTATCAGGCCCGCAGCACTATGCCCCTGAACCGGGGGGCAGCTATTGGACAAGAAGAGATAGTTATCGTTGGCAAGAAAAGACGCCAACCCCTGTTGACTGATGTTTATCAGCAGCTGGCTGAAATGGAAGATCCGGAAGCCCGCATCCTGTGTCAGGGACTCTATCGCTGGGTTTATGGAGCTGTAAATCTCTTTAACTGCCATACTGACCTTAATCTCAAAAACCCTCTGGTCTGTTTTGTCCTGAAGGGTCTGGATCAGGAGGAAGTGAAGGCAGTGGCTGCTTATGTAATCGCTGGCTATTGCTGGGGTAAAATGAAACGCCAGCGGGACCAGAGAAAGATCAGGCTGGTACTGGATGAGGCCCATTTACTTTTGAAATATCGGGATACCGCCAGCATTATGGCCCGCTTTGCCAGGCAATGCCGCAAGTATAATGCCGGTTTACTTACCATCAGTCAGAATGTGGATGAGTTTTTGCTTAGCGAGGAGGGCAGAGCGGTTGCCCTTAATTCTGCCGTGCAAATTCTCCTGCGCCAGCATGAAGCTGCCCTTGACCAGGTCAGTCAACAGTTTTGCCTGACCGATTTTGAGCGGGAATTCATCCAGCAAGCAGGGCGGGGGGAGGCCCTGGTGCGGGTAGCTATGACTGATGGTATGCAAAAGTATGGAATTAATGTGGTGGCCAGTGAATATGAACATGAAATTTACTGTTCTCGGTAG
- a CDS encoding M23 family metallopeptidase has product MNMKFTVLGSQQRWLGFFLLVLILGLLMFLGVYICIFWILLEANGVTVKLEFPTVREQIQWEEVGKGQLLGKYVFPVLGSYNYSDSWGAPRSFGGERQHEGTDIFALWGTPLIAVTDGLIEKLGWNTYGGWRIGLRGEDGIYYYYAHLSSYAAGIYLGKRVSKGEILGYAGNSGYGPVGTTGRFPPHLHFGIYIDGQATNPYPYLKMWEGNR; this is encoded by the coding sequence ATGAACATGAAATTTACTGTTCTCGGTAGCCAGCAACGCTGGCTGGGCTTTTTCCTGCTGGTTCTGATCCTGGGGTTGCTTATGTTTTTAGGGGTTTATATCTGTATTTTCTGGATACTGCTTGAGGCCAATGGGGTAACAGTGAAACTGGAATTTCCTACTGTCAGGGAACAGATACAGTGGGAGGAGGTGGGTAAGGGGCAGCTACTGGGCAAATATGTTTTTCCTGTGCTGGGTAGCTATAACTACAGCGATTCCTGGGGGGCACCTCGCAGTTTTGGTGGTGAGCGCCAGCATGAGGGCACTGATATTTTTGCTCTCTGGGGCACTCCATTAATTGCCGTTACCGATGGTCTAATCGAAAAGCTGGGCTGGAATACTTATGGTGGCTGGCGTATCGGCTTACGCGGAGAAGATGGAATCTATTATTACTATGCCCATCTTTCTTCCTATGCTGCAGGGATTTATCTGGGGAAAAGGGTAAGCAAAGGAGAAATTCTGGGGTATGCAGGCAACTCCGGTTATGGACCGGTGGGAACGACCGGGCGGTTTCCGCCCCATCTTCATTTTGGCATTTATATTGATGGACAGGCTACCAACCCCTATCCATATTTGAAAATGTGGGAAGGAAACAGGTGA
- the cpaB gene encoding Flp pilus assembly protein CpaB produces the protein MEKSFLKKNLSLVLAILFALVSFLLLQKYVNSMIQPETAVVATRNIKSGELFSADSVKVEEIPRKGVIPGVIRNPGALVGKRAAYPLLAGQQISETAVKSGQGELQVGPDQRVVAIKATLTNSLGGRLHKGDKVDIFVRWQDKNSGLVYSQPLLSGITVLGVLDDQGRDFEQRQKDVLDKGGRLMPGAVLLAIEQKRVAEVLRYEVLGELVLAGSTRLE, from the coding sequence GTGGAGAAAAGTTTTCTAAAAAAGAATCTGAGTTTGGTGCTGGCTATATTATTTGCTCTTGTGAGCTTTTTGTTATTGCAAAAATACGTTAATAGTATGATTCAGCCGGAAACTGCCGTGGTAGCTACCAGGAATATAAAATCCGGTGAGCTCTTTAGTGCTGATTCGGTGAAAGTGGAAGAAATACCCCGAAAAGGGGTCATCCCCGGTGTGATCCGCAATCCTGGCGCACTGGTAGGAAAGAGAGCTGCTTACCCTCTTCTGGCCGGTCAGCAGATCAGTGAAACCGCCGTCAAGTCAGGGCAGGGCGAGCTTCAGGTCGGACCGGATCAAAGGGTGGTTGCGATCAAGGCCACTCTCACCAATTCTCTGGGCGGGAGATTACATAAAGGGGATAAGGTGGATATTTTTGTGCGCTGGCAGGATAAAAACAGTGGGCTGGTGTACAGTCAGCCGTTGCTCAGTGGCATTACCGTACTGGGGGTGCTGGATGATCAGGGGCGGGACTTTGAGCAGAGACAAAAAGACGTGCTGGATAAGGGTGGGCGCCTCATGCCTGGTGCAGTGCTTTTGGCAATAGAACAGAAACGGGTAGCTGAGGTTTTGCGTTATGAGGTCCTGGGTGAACTGGTGCTGGCTGGCAGTACCCGCCTGGAGTGA
- a CDS encoding AAA family ATPase — protein MLATGDDILAPVITERKDWELVGLALFAEDVLEQIKLTGPDLVIIADELDPHLRTSKRIRLEYPDLRLIYIITDENNPVTSDDLLKMGIYDILPGVFKKKDLLDLIANPRSWQDTVSAEQLLEQLVEEPGEEAPKVTEMMPAPKLVYKQKILVFWNPKPGTGKTFLASGVALALAQKGLNVGFLDGDLNNLCAPYWLGVENKQFPLHKAIRSGEESRIQALGQPHPLWPNLIIYSGTIYCRPESYSQFEPEQFRSFINRMKSCFDVIIIDTASDLKLVSTYIALQEASEVIIPVNQDYCQLLAIKRYLQLWQRLNMDSGKIYYWPNGINAAVKPALSTMMEILPGRWGKLFPDLGSEIFEHLLAGEHPWFKLKEKEASWEENLRTLFPAYQPQPAGRGGRLWPSLISLPSWPRPGWKKLIPKEN, from the coding sequence ATGCTGGCTACCGGTGATGATATTCTGGCTCCGGTGATTACGGAAAGAAAAGACTGGGAACTGGTTGGGTTGGCCTTATTTGCCGAAGATGTGCTGGAGCAAATCAAGCTAACCGGGCCAGATCTGGTGATTATAGCAGATGAGCTGGATCCTCATCTGCGTACCAGTAAGAGGATCCGGCTGGAATATCCGGATCTGCGCCTGATCTATATCATTACCGATGAAAATAACCCTGTTACTTCTGATGACCTGCTAAAAATGGGCATTTACGATATTCTGCCTGGTGTCTTTAAAAAGAAGGATTTACTGGATTTGATTGCTAATCCCAGGAGCTGGCAGGATACCGTCTCGGCGGAGCAGCTGCTGGAGCAACTGGTGGAAGAACCCGGGGAAGAAGCCCCAAAAGTTACTGAAATGATGCCAGCACCAAAACTGGTCTACAAGCAAAAAATTCTGGTTTTCTGGAATCCCAAACCCGGTACAGGGAAAACCTTTCTGGCCAGCGGGGTAGCATTGGCACTGGCGCAAAAAGGACTGAATGTGGGGTTTCTGGATGGGGATTTAAATAATCTGTGTGCTCCCTACTGGCTGGGGGTGGAAAACAAACAGTTTCCCTTGCACAAAGCTATTCGCTCGGGAGAAGAAAGCCGGATTCAGGCTCTGGGGCAGCCCCATCCCCTCTGGCCTAACCTTATTATCTACAGCGGGACGATCTATTGCCGACCTGAAAGTTACAGCCAGTTTGAACCGGAACAGTTTCGCTCTTTTATCAACAGAATGAAAAGCTGTTTTGATGTCATCATAATTGACACTGCCAGTGACTTAAAACTGGTAAGTACATATATCGCATTACAGGAAGCCAGTGAAGTTATTATTCCGGTGAATCAGGACTATTGTCAGTTGCTGGCCATCAAACGCTACTTGCAATTATGGCAGAGGTTGAATATGGATAGTGGGAAAATCTACTACTGGCCTAACGGAATCAATGCCGCTGTTAAACCGGCACTTTCAACCATGATGGAAATATTGCCCGGTCGCTGGGGCAAGCTCTTTCCTGACCTGGGCAGTGAAATATTTGAGCACTTGCTGGCCGGTGAGCATCCCTGGTTTAAACTGAAGGAAAAGGAGGCGAGCTGGGAGGAAAATCTCAGGACTCTCTTTCCAGCCTATCAGCCTCAGCCAGCAGGAAGAGGTGGTAGATTATGGCCATCGTTGATCTCCTTACCGAGCTGGCCAAGGCCAGGCTGGAAAAAGCTGATACCGAAGGAGAATTAA
- a CDS encoding CpaF family protein — MAIVDLLTELAKARLEKADTEGELTGYNRLLNEVKDYLLKNHSQLVGLSLTDREKKQAVAQIIQDYLTGETGYLLPDLEKIKQYCIQEICGYGPLDDLLANPDINEIMVNNYQEIYIEINGQIQKTSRQFASEEQLINVVRKILAPVGRSLDLANPYVDARLADGSRLNAVLSPIAVHGTCVTIRKFPVRFYTPENLLELGTCSREMLDFLREAVNNRANILLVGGTSSGKTSTLRSICAYIPSHERLVTIEDVDELKLKQLHPHVVSLEARKSKEFPITLYDLLLNALRMRPDRLIVGEVRGKEALELLEAMNTGHEGSMGTLHANNALQAIQRLVLMILRNSMDLNPELVMRLVCQTLDYIVTMKRLSNGKRVMLAITAVRGYQQGEPWLEDVFYFEEDRFYAASS, encoded by the coding sequence ATGGCCATCGTTGATCTCCTTACCGAGCTGGCCAAGGCCAGGCTGGAAAAAGCTGATACCGAAGGAGAATTAACGGGATATAACCGTTTACTGAATGAGGTAAAGGATTATTTGCTAAAAAATCACAGCCAGCTGGTAGGACTTTCACTGACTGACCGGGAGAAAAAACAGGCTGTTGCCCAGATCATCCAGGACTATTTGACTGGAGAGACAGGCTATTTACTCCCCGATCTGGAAAAAATCAAACAGTATTGTATCCAGGAAATTTGCGGTTATGGACCGCTGGATGACTTGCTGGCCAATCCCGATATCAATGAAATCATGGTTAATAACTATCAGGAAATCTATATTGAAATAAATGGTCAGATTCAGAAAACCAGTCGGCAGTTTGCTTCAGAAGAACAGCTAATCAATGTAGTGCGTAAAATTCTGGCTCCGGTGGGAAGAAGCCTGGACCTGGCCAATCCCTATGTAGATGCCCGTTTGGCTGATGGCAGTCGCTTAAATGCGGTTTTGAGCCCCATTGCTGTGCACGGAACCTGTGTTACCATCAGAAAGTTTCCGGTGCGCTTTTATACCCCGGAGAATTTGCTGGAGCTGGGGACTTGCAGTCGGGAAATGCTGGATTTTCTACGAGAAGCAGTGAATAACCGGGCCAATATCCTGTTGGTCGGCGGTACCAGCTCGGGCAAGACCAGCACTCTGCGTTCCATCTGTGCCTATATTCCATCCCATGAACGGCTGGTTACCATTGAAGATGTGGATGAGCTGAAGCTGAAGCAGCTTCATCCCCATGTAGTCAGCCTGGAAGCCAGAAAAAGCAAGGAGTTCCCGATTACTCTTTATGATCTCTTACTCAATGCATTGCGCATGCGGCCTGACCGCTTGATTGTCGGGGAAGTGCGAGGCAAAGAGGCCCTGGAACTGCTGGAAGCGATGAATACCGGCCATGAAGGCAGTATGGGCACTTTGCATGCCAATAATGCCTTGCAGGCAATTCAGCGGCTGGTATTGATGATATTGCGTAACAGTATGGATTTGAATCCAGAACTGGTGATGCGTTTGGTCTGTCAAACCCTTGATTATATCGTTACCATGAAGAGATTGAGTAATGGTAAAAGGGTGATGCTGGCAATAACTGCTGTCAGGGGCTACCAGCAGGGGGAACCCTGGCTGGAGGATGTCTTTTACTTCGAGGAGGACAGATTTTATGCTGCTAGCAGCTGA
- a CDS encoding type II secretion system F family protein, translated as MLLAAELFLAVSACLLVWWAFRENELELIATLYRKLPKQVVLVLGGVLLGAGVGFLSGSNFIVILLIFCGGALPYFFYRKQLIRQQQRLVEQMVACLYQLASLYGVCNNVYHAFVQTAQTAPEPLKSVLQELLADWELAGLSTNEAMARLEERIPHDDVRFFCRIISLAEQTGGNIKDIMLQVPESLQERQLLREEGMAELKGYIAQAWLLILLVPGFLLTFYLLQPEFIYLLMDTALGKGALSLVLFITALAAYLVDRVVSPQEWEDMAR; from the coding sequence ATGCTGCTAGCAGCTGAGCTGTTTTTGGCCGTTTCGGCTTGTTTGCTGGTCTGGTGGGCTTTTCGTGAAAATGAACTTGAGTTAATTGCCACCCTTTACAGGAAGCTTCCCAAACAGGTAGTTCTGGTGCTGGGTGGGGTACTGCTGGGAGCTGGCGTTGGTTTTTTGAGTGGAAGCAATTTCATTGTTATTCTTCTGATTTTTTGTGGTGGAGCATTGCCCTATTTCTTTTATCGTAAACAGTTGATTCGCCAGCAACAACGGCTGGTAGAACAGATGGTAGCTTGCCTTTACCAGCTGGCTTCTTTATATGGAGTTTGTAATAATGTCTATCATGCTTTTGTGCAGACTGCCCAAACAGCTCCTGAACCGCTGAAGTCAGTCTTGCAGGAATTGCTGGCTGACTGGGAACTGGCCGGCTTGTCCACAAATGAAGCTATGGCCCGATTGGAGGAACGCATTCCCCATGATGATGTTCGTTTCTTCTGCCGCATTATTAGCCTGGCAGAACAGACAGGGGGAAACATCAAAGACATCATGTTACAGGTGCCAGAGTCCTTACAGGAACGACAGCTTTTAAGGGAAGAGGGTATGGCGGAACTAAAAGGTTATATCGCCCAGGCCTGGCTTTTAATCTTACTGGTACCTGGCTTTTTGTTGACCTTTTATCTATTGCAGCCTGAATTCATCTATTTATTAATGGATACTGCCCTGGGCAAGGGAGCTCTTTCCCTGGTGCTTTTTATAACTGCGCTGGCGGCTTATCTGGTAGACAGGGTGGTTTCCCCGCAGGAATGGGAGGATATGGCACGGTGA
- a CDS encoding DUF4320 family protein: protein MELVLVLPVLLFLLFAILEGGILMGVDNSLVSVVDYGIRAMAVEGGMTEEIEEKVRQQLNLRGIDPDQVRIEASWQPVQFQEEIFLRLHYDYPLRLFAIEDVLEITIPLKAETVGISEHVFR, encoded by the coding sequence GTGGAGCTAGTCCTGGTCTTGCCAGTACTGCTGTTTTTATTGTTTGCCATCCTTGAAGGCGGAATCCTCATGGGGGTGGACAATTCCCTGGTTTCGGTTGTGGATTATGGCATCAGAGCAATGGCGGTAGAAGGGGGAATGACAGAGGAGATTGAGGAAAAGGTCAGACAACAGCTCAACTTGAGAGGGATCGATCCCGACCAGGTGAGAATAGAAGCCAGCTGGCAGCCGGTTCAGTTTCAGGAGGAGATTTTTTTGCGCCTGCACTATGATTATCCCTTGCGCTTGTTTGCTATCGAGGATGTACTGGAAATAACTATCCCGCTCAAGGCGGAAACGGTGGGAATCAGTGAACATGTTTTTCGTTGA
- a CDS encoding pilus assembly protein TadG-related protein: MFFVEEKGTNTGWLVLLLPVLLLLLGWVTDISMLYIASNQLQHIADKAGEGALTTSIIMNVIQEEGTIKVDPVQAEENFQRLLTANAEREGWVFTDVKLTRLEIEPEGPPRLSCRLEGEYRPVFMGFWREKVTLGVESEVVLEDIP; encoded by the coding sequence ATGTTTTTCGTTGAGGAAAAAGGGACCAATACAGGCTGGCTGGTGCTATTACTGCCAGTTTTACTGCTGTTACTGGGCTGGGTTACGGATATTTCTATGTTATATATTGCCAGTAACCAGCTCCAGCATATCGCTGATAAAGCAGGGGAAGGAGCATTGACCACTTCCATAATAATGAATGTAATCCAGGAAGAAGGAACCATAAAGGTAGACCCTGTTCAGGCAGAAGAAAATTTTCAGCGGCTTTTGACTGCCAATGCCGAGCGCGAGGGCTGGGTTTTTACTGATGTTAAGCTGACCAGGCTGGAGATAGAACCGGAAGGCCCGCCCCGGCTGAGCTGTCGCCTGGAAGGGGAATACAGGCCAGTTTTTATGGGTTTCTGGCGAGAAAAAGTAACGCTGGGGGTAGAGAGCGAGGTTGTACTGGAGGATATACCTTGA
- a CDS encoding D-alanyl-D-alanine carboxypeptidase family protein — MLRKWFVWLILTVLVGQAVLPAKAWTAREPLIVGKGAVLINGRTGEIIWSKNPDQKLYPASTTKILTTLLALEKGNLDDIVTVSRRAMQQEGSAIWLQEGEQISLRDLLYAVMLNSANDAAAAVAEHIGGSIENFAQMMNERARQAGAVNSHFANPNGLPNPDHYTTPKDLGLIAYAAMQNPHFREIVASKTFNIKRQDPAALTQLINHNKLLWRYPGANGIKTGYTVAARQCLVASAQRDGEEFIAVVLGSEGRNIWTDCTTLLDYGFNNFKTVLAAKAGEKVGEVPVSEGAKKAVAVLKEDLYVTVPKDQPLPSWGRAAHLLDNVQAPVEKGQKLGEMVLLLGDKPQARAEVVAESGVAKKKWASFVTSTGQVWSEYKWWFFGSGGMVLVGGYLLALARKKRRQQRRFSRYYYDDSEY, encoded by the coding sequence TTGCTGAGAAAATGGTTTGTCTGGCTTATTCTAACTGTACTGGTGGGACAGGCAGTTTTGCCCGCCAAAGCCTGGACTGCCAGGGAACCTTTGATTGTCGGTAAAGGCGCGGTGCTGATTAATGGCAGAACGGGAGAAATAATCTGGAGTAAAAACCCGGATCAGAAGCTCTATCCAGCCAGTACCACCAAAATCCTGACTACTCTGTTGGCCCTGGAAAAGGGCAATCTAGATGATATTGTTACAGTCAGCCGCAGGGCGATGCAACAGGAAGGCAGTGCCATCTGGCTGCAGGAAGGAGAGCAGATTAGTTTACGGGATCTGCTCTATGCTGTAATGCTGAATTCCGCCAATGATGCTGCAGCGGCGGTGGCTGAACATATTGGTGGCTCGATAGAGAATTTTGCCCAAATGATGAATGAACGGGCCCGTCAGGCAGGGGCTGTCAATTCCCATTTTGCCAATCCCAATGGTTTGCCCAATCCGGATCATTATACTACCCCTAAGGACCTGGGATTAATCGCCTATGCTGCCATGCAGAATCCCCATTTTCGGGAAATTGTGGCCAGCAAGACTTTTAATATTAAAAGACAGGATCCGGCGGCTTTGACGCAGTTAATTAATCACAATAAACTGCTCTGGCGCTATCCAGGAGCTAATGGCATTAAAACCGGATATACTGTAGCCGCTCGTCAGTGCCTGGTCGCCTCTGCCCAAAGGGATGGGGAGGAGTTTATCGCAGTTGTCCTGGGCAGTGAAGGCAGAAATATCTGGACCGATTGTACCACACTTCTGGATTATGGTTTTAACAATTTCAAAACTGTACTGGCAGCTAAAGCCGGTGAAAAAGTGGGAGAAGTGCCAGTTAGTGAAGGAGCGAAGAAAGCGGTTGCCGTACTGAAAGAGGACCTTTATGTGACGGTTCCCAAAGACCAGCCTTTACCCAGCTGGGGCCGAGCAGCCCACCTGCTGGATAATGTGCAGGCACCGGTAGAAAAAGGCCAGAAGCTGGGGGAAATGGTGCTGCTCCTGGGGGATAAACCGCAGGCCAGGGCGGAAGTGGTGGCGGAATCAGGAGTAGCCAAAAAGAAATGGGCCAGTTTTGTTACCAGCACGGGCCAGGTCTGGAGTGAATATAAGTGGTGGTTTTTTGGTTCAGGAGGGATGGTGCTGGTCGGAGGTTATTTGCTGGCCCTGGCCAGAAAAAAGAGACGTCAGCAACGCAGATTTTCCCGCTATTATTACGATGATTCGGAATATTAG
- a CDS encoding aspartyl-phosphate phosphatase Spo0E family protein — protein MRKQFLELLLEMIDRERSKLEELWLEWGSTQHPLVYHQSCKLDKLINLYQRQKFFCSC, from the coding sequence ATGAGAAAACAATTCTTAGAGCTGTTGCTGGAAATGATTGATCGGGAGCGAAGCAAACTGGAGGAGCTCTGGCTGGAATGGGGTAGCACCCAGCACCCCCTGGTTTACCACCAGAGCTGTAAGCTGGACAAATTGATCAACCTTTACCAGCGCCAGAAGTTTTTTTGTAGTTGTTGA